In the genome of bacterium, the window CGATTACGTAACGACGGCAGGTGCGACGGCGGCGTGGACGGCTAACGTAACGCCGGGGCTCTATTTATACGCGCTAGAAACGGAATCCGGGAAGCACATCGGTAAAGTGGTAGTCAGCCGGTAAAACGCCGGCGGGCAAGAAAAATGAAAAAGATTATAATTACCTTTTTCTTAGGGCTCGGGGTTTCCGCCCTCCCTGCTTTAAGCATATACGTATTCGAAGGTATGTGGGGGTCCGCGGGTACCGCAGATGGCCGCTTTAGACGCCCCCGCGGTATCTCGCTGGGCCCGAACAGCAAAGTTTACGTAGCCGACGTTAGTAACGACCGCATTCAATACTTCACCCGGAACGGCAGCTTCTTAGGCAAATGGGGTTCTACCGGCGCGAGACCCGGGCAATTCATAAGTCCATTCGGCGTCGCAGTACACCGTTCAACGGAACTAGTATACGTAGCGGATTCTCTTAATGATCGGATCCAGTATTTCACGGCTGCGGGCGTCTTTTTAGGCATGTGGGGTAATAGCGGAAAGGGAAACGGGGAATTCGACGAGCCCTGCTCGGTGGCCGTAAATCCCCGTGTTAATTATATATATGTAACAGATAAAGACAATTTCCGCGTCCAATACTTCAACGCCAAAGGCGAATTTTTAGGAAAATGGGGTTCCTACGGTTCCGGAGAGGGGCAATTTAACTGGCCCGAAGGCATCGCCGTCGCTCCCAACGCCAACGTCTACGTAACCGACGCGGGTAACCACCGCGTACAGTACTTCACGCCGACGGGTAGTTTCTTAGGCCAGTGGGGTTCATATGGTGGCTGGATAGGTCACTTCGCTTACCCGGTGGCAATATCGATCACTTCAGACGGTTTAGTTTTCGTCGCCGACCGAGAAAACCATAGGATTCAATACTTCACGCTTACCGGAAGCTACCTCGGTAAATGGGGAACGGCGGGAGGTAAACCCGGCGAGTTCAGATACCCCTGGGGCGTTGCCGCAACGCCTAACGGTACGCGAGTATACGTGTGCGACAGGTATAATAACCGCATCCAGTATTTCAAAGAGACCGAGCCCGCGGTCTCCCCCACGTCCCTGGGTCGCGTCAAGGCGCTGTTCAATTAACCTCGGGTTGGATACGACGATATATAGCCGCCCACCCGGGCGGCTTTTTGCTTTGGCGTTGACAACGGCCGCCCACCGGCATAATATATAAATAATAGGAGGAACGATGACGGAGCTCAGCTGGGACGCGCGGACCCGCCGCGAGACCGACCCCGAAATAAAAGAGCTGCAGGAACAGATCAACTACGACTTCGACTTCGAGGCCGTCGTGAACGCGGTGTTCGCGCTGCTCGAGAAGAAGACCCCCTTCCGCGATTACCGGCTGTCGGTGGTAGGCCGGGACCTGAAGAAGCGGCCCCTCATCCCTTCCGCGCCGGCGCCCAGGAAGGGCAAGGCGCGCTCCGAGCCGTTGCTCTCGTTCCCGCTGGCGCTGACCAACGACGAGATACGTTACACGTTGGACGTCTACTCGTTCGAGTCGCCGCAGTTCAGCCGCGCGGAGGCGGGCTTCCTCGACGAGTGCCGCAAGTTGCTCCTCCAGGCCGTAAACAAGGATTACCACGAGCGCGACCACCTGACGGGCCTTTACAACCGCCAGGGCCTGTCGCCCCGCCTCGAGCGCGCGCTCGAGCAGGCGAAAGAGGGGAACGCCCCCCTCGCCGTGCTCATGTTCGACCTCGACCACTTCAAAGAGGTCAACGACACGTACGGCCATCCGGTGGGGGACCTGGTTTTGTTCGAATTCGCGGGCCTGTTGGCCGACGTCTTCGTCGGCGGGCCGCTGGTAGGCCGGTGGGGCGGCGAGGAGTTCGCCGCCGTCGTGCCGGACGCCGACGCCGACGGGGCGCGGGCCAAGGCGGAGGAGGTTCGCGCCAAGACCGAGAAGTTAAAAATCTCGGTGGACAAGGGCGCCGGGAAGTTCGTTTCGCCGGCGTGCTCGGCCGGGGTGGCGCTCTTTCCCGACCACGGCGCCGACGGCGAGACGCTCGTCGGCATCGCCGACATGGCGCTGTACGAGGCCAAGAAGGGCGGCCGCAACCGCGTCGAGCTGTACCCGCTCGACGCGCCGGACGTGCGCCTTAAAAAATTGAAGGAAACGGTGGATACGGGGACGCTCGAGCCGTTGCGCGACCTCGAGAACCTGTGCGTAATACAATCGCTCCGGGAAAGAGGATTGGTCCCGGAGCTCCCGCTGGCGCTGGCGCTGGCGGACCCGCGCTTCGTCGTTTTGGACGGCAGCACGAACCTGGTGAAGATATACGACGCGCGCGCGCGCAAGTTCACGGTGGAGTTCGGCGGCCGGGGCGAGGCCGTGCACGAGCTCGAGGGCCCGGTGGACGTGGCCGCCGCCAGGGACGGCCGGGTGTTCGTCGTGGACTCCCCCGCCCACGCCGTGAAGGTTTTCGACGGCGCCGGCAAATTTTTGGGGTTCATCGGCGGCCGGGACGCCGACGGCGCCCCCATCTTCGGCTACGTAAAGGGGACCTTCAACGAGCCGGTGGCCGCGTCACTCGACGGCGAGGGCCGGTTGCTGGTGGTGGAACGGATGAACCGGCGGGTCCAGCGGTTCACGTCGGCGGGCGAGTTCGACGGCCTGGAGGTCCCGCTCGACGCCGCGGACGTCGCGCCGCCGTACCAACCCGACCCCCGCGACGTCGCCGCCGACGGCGCCGGCAACATATACGTGCTCGACGCCGGCAACAGCGTTATCCAGAAGTTCGACGAAGCCGGCGGTTTCTTGAAGGCCATCGGCGGCCCCGGGCCGGCGGGCGACGCGGGCCGGTTCAAAGGCGTCACCGCGGTCGCGGTGGACCGTTACGGCAAATTGGCCGATAAGCTTAGAGAAGCGGGGGTGGCGGTGCCGGGCGGCCCGCCGGAAGTCGTCGTTACCGCCGAGGCGGGCGACGTCAACCGCCTGCAGTTCTTCGACGCCGACGGCACCTACCTCGGCCTTTTGGACTTCGCCCGGCTGGCGGACAAGTTAGGCCGGTCCGTCCGACCCGGCCGCCTGGCGGTCAGCGCCCGGGGAGCCGTCTTCCTGGTGGACCAGGAGAACGCGGACGTGCTCCAGCTCAGCTTCGCCGGGGAAGGGTACTAGGGTAGAACGCCGCCCAGACCAGGAGCAGCGCCAGGTAGAAAAACCTTCGGAGGAAAGCGGGCGGCGGCGACGCGACGCCGTTTACGGTATTCTCGAGCGCGGAGACGGCGGCCAGGGCGGCGCCGGCCAGGCGGCCCCGGGCCGTATCCAGAGGTAGAAACGAGCCTTCGCTTTTTTCCACCGCGCGAACGAGCCCCAGGACGTCCGCGCGCCGCGCCGGCGGGTCGACGCGGGGTGAGGCGTCGCCCTTGGTGATATAGAGGCCGGCCCTTTTGCCGACGACGCGGTGCACGACCGCCCGCGAGCCGGCGACCACGGCGACGACGTCGCCGAAGCGCGGGCCGCGGCGCCCGGGGGGTACGACGACGAACGCGTCGCCCTCCCGCGCCACGGGCGCCATCGAGTTGGAAACGACCGGCGAGCGGTAGGGGCCGCGCGCCAGCTCGCGCTTTATCGTCTCGGCCGTAGCCCACAACCGGGCCTCGGTCAACGGCGTGGCGGTCCTCTTCATTAAAACGATTTTAACACAACACTTAGCGGCGTGAAACCGTAAGCGAGAGACGATATGGCCGTCGTACAGGTCACGGTAGTACCGCTCGGCACCGCCGGGACGTCGCTCAGCCCGTACGTCAGGGGAGTGCTCGACGTACTGGAACGCCACCCGGAAATAAAGGCCCACGTCGGCCCCAACGGGACCGCGCTCGAGGGCGACCTCGACGAGCTTTGGCCGGTAATCCGCGAGATGCACGAGGCACCCTTCGCCGCCGGCGTCGAACGCGTTATGACGCTCCTCAACGTGGACGACCGGCGCGACAAGCCGAGCACCTTAGAGGGAAAGGTTGCCGCCGTCGCGGGATGAAAGGCCGGGGCCTTCCGGGGCGCGCGTGTTCGCCGGCGACGCCGCGGCCCGCTACGACGCCTGGTTCGAAACGCCCGCCGGCCGGTACGCCCGGGAGCTGGAGGACGAACTGCTGACCCGGGCCGCGGGCGACGTGCGCGGCGTTCGCGTGCTCGACGTCGGCAGCGGCACCGGCCTTCACCTCGAGCTCTTTGCCGGCGCGGGCGCGCGGGGCGTGGGGCTCGAGCCGGCGCGGGACATGATAACGCGGGCGCAAGAGAGGCTGCGCGGGCGGGGCGTACACCTGGTACAGGGCCGGGCGGAGGCGCTGCCCTTCCGCGACCGCTCCTTCGACCTGGTAACTATGATAACCTCCGTCGAGTTCGTGGCCGACGCGGAGGCGGCGTTCGCGGAGGCGGCGCGCGTCTGCCGGCGGCGCGTGGCGGTGGCG includes:
- a CDS encoding T9SS type A sorting domain-containing protein — protein: PNPVTGTATFTITPPQPTRVKLEIFDLAGRKVDTVFDDYVTTAGATAAWTANVTPGLYLYALETESGKHIGKVVVSR
- a CDS encoding 6-bladed beta-propeller codes for the protein MKKIIITFFLGLGVSALPALSIYVFEGMWGSAGTADGRFRRPRGISLGPNSKVYVADVSNDRIQYFTRNGSFLGKWGSTGARPGQFISPFGVAVHRSTELVYVADSLNDRIQYFTAAGVFLGMWGNSGKGNGEFDEPCSVAVNPRVNYIYVTDKDNFRVQYFNAKGEFLGKWGSYGSGEGQFNWPEGIAVAPNANVYVTDAGNHRVQYFTPTGSFLGQWGSYGGWIGHFAYPVAISITSDGLVFVADRENHRIQYFTLTGSYLGKWGTAGGKPGEFRYPWGVAATPNGTRVYVCDRYNNRIQYFKETEPAVSPTSLGRVKALFN
- a CDS encoding diguanylate cyclase yields the protein MTELSWDARTRRETDPEIKELQEQINYDFDFEAVVNAVFALLEKKTPFRDYRLSVVGRDLKKRPLIPSAPAPRKGKARSEPLLSFPLALTNDEIRYTLDVYSFESPQFSRAEAGFLDECRKLLLQAVNKDYHERDHLTGLYNRQGLSPRLERALEQAKEGNAPLAVLMFDLDHFKEVNDTYGHPVGDLVLFEFAGLLADVFVGGPLVGRWGGEEFAAVVPDADADGARAKAEEVRAKTEKLKISVDKGAGKFVSPACSAGVALFPDHGADGETLVGIADMALYEAKKGGRNRVELYPLDAPDVRLKKLKETVDTGTLEPLRDLENLCVIQSLRERGLVPELPLALALADPRFVVLDGSTNLVKIYDARARKFTVEFGGRGEAVHELEGPVDVAAARDGRVFVVDSPAHAVKVFDGAGKFLGFIGGRDADGAPIFGYVKGTFNEPVAASLDGEGRLLVVERMNRRVQRFTSAGEFDGLEVPLDAADVAPPYQPDPRDVAADGAGNIYVLDAGNSVIQKFDEAGGFLKAIGGPGPAGDAGRFKGVTAVAVDRYGKLADKLREAGVAVPGGPPEVVVTAEAGDVNRLQFFDADGTYLGLLDFARLADKLGRSVRPGRLAVSARGAVFLVDQENADVLQLSFAGEGY
- a CDS encoding S24/S26 family peptidase gives rise to the protein MKRTATPLTEARLWATAETIKRELARGPYRSPVVSNSMAPVAREGDAFVVVPPGRRGPRFGDVVAVVAGSRAVVHRVVGKRAGLYITKGDASPRVDPPARRADVLGLVRAVEKSEGSFLPLDTARGRLAGAALAAVSALENTVNGVASPPPAFLRRFFYLALLLVWAAFYPSTLPRRS
- a CDS encoding MTH1187 family thiamine-binding protein, whose amino-acid sequence is MAVVQVTVVPLGTAGTSLSPYVRGVLDVLERHPEIKAHVGPNGTALEGDLDELWPVIREMHEAPFAAGVERVMTLLNVDDRRDKPSTLEGKVAAVAG
- a CDS encoding class I SAM-dependent methyltransferase, which gives rise to MFAGDAAARYDAWFETPAGRYARELEDELLTRAAGDVRGVRVLDVGSGTGLHLELFAGAGARGVGLEPARDMITRAQERLRGRGVHLVQGRAEALPFRDRSFDLVTMITSVEFVADAEAAFAEAARVCRRRVAVAVLNAWSLSAALRRVKRNLGATLFRAVRFYGPYDLRRVLSRYLKTPLEMATTLHFFPFYVRRLRRPLAAADRWLTRRGALGGAFLTAWGDVERTKT